In Kiloniellales bacterium, a single window of DNA contains:
- a CDS encoding DUF6356 family protein produces MLHRLFTEHPGTVNETYWEHMAVAGGFAIRLVLAALACAVHAVLPFLFVKTGSRIITELHESMVAKRVRNTAAAASAAPAEPGLRRA; encoded by the coding sequence ATGCTGCATCGCCTCTTCACCGAGCACCCCGGCACCGTCAACGAGACCTACTGGGAGCACATGGCCGTCGCCGGCGGCTTCGCGATCAGGCTGGTGCTGGCCGCCCTGGCCTGCGCGGTCCATGCGGTCCTGCCGTTTCTCTTCGTCAAGACCGGCAGCCGGATCATCACGGAACTGCACGAAAGCATGGTCGCCAAGAGGGTGCGCAACACGGCCGCGGCCGCTTCGGCGGCCCCGGCGGAGCCGGGGCTGCGGCGGGCCTGA
- a CDS encoding Lrp/AsnC family transcriptional regulator, whose protein sequence is MDAFDRKILACLQADATLSIAEIAERVGLSPTPCWRRIQNLEKAGVIRARVALLDPERLNVGVTVFVRVKTREHNYEWLEAFAAAIAEIPEVVEFYRMSGDIDYLLRVVVSDIAAYDAVYKRLISSASLTDVSSNFAMEQIKYTTALPLDYVG, encoded by the coding sequence ATGGATGCCTTCGACCGTAAAATACTCGCCTGCCTGCAGGCTGACGCGACCCTGTCGATCGCCGAGATCGCCGAGCGGGTCGGGCTTTCGCCCACACCCTGCTGGCGGCGTATCCAGAACCTGGAGAAGGCGGGCGTCATCCGGGCCCGCGTGGCTCTGCTCGATCCCGAGAGGCTGAACGTCGGCGTCACGGTCTTTGTCCGGGTCAAGACACGGGAGCACAACTATGAGTGGCTGGAGGCCTTCGCCGCCGCGATCGCCGAGATCCCGGAGGTGGTCGAGTTCTATCGCATGAGCGGCGATATCGACTACCTGCTGCGCGTCGTCGTATCGGATATCGCCGCCTACGACGCGGTCTACAAGCGCCTGATCTCCAGTGCCTCCCTGACCGACGTCAGTTCCAACTTCGCCATGGAGCAGATCAAGTACACGACGGCCCTGCCGCTCGACTACGTTGGGTGA